One window of Cohnella hashimotonis genomic DNA carries:
- a CDS encoding aldo/keto reductase family protein, which produces MEYRRLGASGLKVSEISLGSWLTYGGYVGKEAARQTILKAYESGVNFFDTANVYMRGEAERAVGEALSQLPRSTYVLATKVRGPMGDLPNQQGLSRKHIMEACDASLKRLGTEYIDLYYCHYPDADTPKEETYRAMDDLVRQGKVLYVGFSNMSASDIAQAVGIVERQGLHPVVANQPLYNMFAPGIEDEIIPLCDRHGIGQVVYSPLAQGVLAGRFESVTDLSGSARAADASGGEAVRSWLKEEYVVRARLLQEMASDFGLSLSQLALAWTLRHPQVASAIVGASRPEQIEENVRASGVRLAGAQWAEFESAVGRTPASV; this is translated from the coding sequence TTGGAATATCGGAGATTGGGCGCTTCCGGACTCAAGGTAAGCGAGATCAGCCTGGGAAGCTGGCTCACCTACGGCGGCTACGTCGGCAAGGAAGCGGCGCGGCAAACCATACTTAAGGCGTACGAATCGGGCGTCAATTTTTTCGATACCGCCAACGTCTACATGCGCGGAGAAGCGGAACGCGCGGTCGGCGAGGCGCTGTCGCAGCTCCCGAGATCTACTTATGTGCTGGCTACGAAGGTGAGAGGTCCGATGGGCGATCTGCCCAACCAGCAGGGCTTGTCGCGCAAGCATATTATGGAGGCGTGCGATGCCTCGCTGAAGCGGCTCGGAACCGAATATATCGATCTTTATTACTGCCATTATCCCGATGCCGATACGCCGAAGGAAGAGACTTACCGGGCGATGGACGATTTAGTGAGGCAGGGCAAGGTGCTGTACGTGGGCTTCAGCAACATGTCGGCTTCGGACATCGCGCAGGCCGTCGGTATCGTCGAACGGCAAGGCCTGCATCCAGTCGTGGCTAACCAGCCTCTTTACAATATGTTCGCGCCGGGGATCGAGGATGAGATTATACCGCTCTGCGATCGCCACGGCATCGGGCAGGTCGTCTATTCTCCGCTTGCGCAAGGCGTATTGGCCGGACGTTTCGAGTCCGTTACCGATCTGTCGGGCTCCGCGCGTGCAGCCGACGCGAGCGGCGGCGAGGCCGTCCGGTCGTGGCTTAAGGAAGAATACGTCGTCCGCGCGCGGTTATTGCAGGAGATGGCCTCCGACTTCGGTCTGTCGCTGTCCCAGCTGGCGCTCGCCTGGACGCTTCGCCATCCGCAGGTGGCGAGCGCCATCGTCGGCGCCAGCAGGCCCGAGCAGATCGAAGAGAACGTCCGCGCCTCAGGCGTCCGGCTCGCCGGCGCGCAGTGGGCGGAGTTCGAATCCGCAGTGGGCCGAACGCCCGCTTCCGTATGA